One window of Pirellulales bacterium genomic DNA carries:
- a CDS encoding prephenate dehydrogenase/arogenate dehydrogenase family protein — protein MPTWKTVAIVGVGLIGGSIGLALRDRKLAKDVVGIGRRAASLRKAKSLGAITATARTIEQGAREADVAIVCTPVGAISEHVLQVAAACSKKTLITDAGSTKAAIVSKVESRLPEGRRFVGSHPLAGSEKSGAAFARADLFEGRVVVVTPSKQTVRDDAQAIGDFWSGLGATVLFMSPEAHDKELAGTSHVPHLIAAAVAASTQPSDLPLVAAGWRDLTRIAAGDPELWRQILLENQTHVLKSLSRFEKTIGAFRTALERGDRRKLLQLLTEGKSIRDALGN, from the coding sequence ATGCCCACATGGAAAACGGTTGCCATCGTCGGAGTCGGCCTCATCGGTGGGTCGATTGGTCTGGCACTGCGCGATCGGAAGCTGGCCAAGGATGTCGTTGGCATTGGGCGGCGCGCCGCGAGCTTGAGAAAGGCCAAATCGCTTGGAGCGATTACTGCAACGGCGCGGACCATCGAGCAAGGCGCACGAGAGGCGGACGTTGCGATCGTTTGCACGCCGGTCGGTGCGATTTCCGAGCATGTGCTGCAAGTGGCGGCAGCTTGTTCAAAAAAAACACTGATCACCGATGCCGGCAGCACCAAGGCGGCAATCGTGTCGAAAGTCGAATCTCGATTGCCAGAGGGGCGGCGATTCGTCGGTAGCCATCCGTTGGCCGGTAGCGAAAAAAGCGGCGCGGCGTTCGCCCGAGCCGATTTATTTGAGGGGCGAGTCGTGGTCGTGACGCCATCGAAACAAACCGTGCGCGACGATGCTCAGGCCATCGGAGATTTTTGGTCTGGCCTGGGGGCGACTGTGCTCTTCATGTCGCCAGAGGCTCACGACAAGGAGCTCGCTGGAACTAGCCACGTTCCACATCTGATTGCCGCGGCCGTGGCGGCATCGACGCAACCCTCCGATCTCCCGTTGGTGGCCGCCGGCTGGCGGGACTTGACGCGAATTGCCGCGGGAGATCCCGAACTGTGGCGTCAGATTCTGCTGGAAAACCAGACCCACGTCTTGAAGTCGCTCTCGCGGTTTGAGAAAACGATAGGAGCGTTTCGCACGGCGCTCGAACGGGGCGATCGGCGGAAGCTTTTGCAATTGCTCACGGAAGGGAAATCGATCCGCGATGCTTTGGGAAATTGA
- a CDS encoding N-acetyltransferase, producing the protein MADVVIEPVRSWGDRRAFMNFAWDLYRDDPYWVPPLRGNFKRLVGWKYHPFQEIGDVQTFLARRNGQVLGRIAGIVNHEHNRHFKERRGFFGFFECINDQRVAHALFDAVRSWLAERDIAAVRGPVNPSLNYEMGLLIHGFDDPPTFMMTYNPPYYAELIESYGFAKAHDFFAYIGDRKNLDRQIPRIGGLVERVKEVFNVQTRPMDRSRFLDDVRLFLDIYNKSCLHVWGFVPITQPELHWMAREMKYVIIPDLTCVAEVDGKAVGAVFCLPDYNPRIKAIDGRLFPFGFLKLISKTRDMKRVRLISTNVIPEYQKWGLGIILLVNLIPKGLAMGMEEAEFSWVSETNTLAIGSLEKGGANLCKTYRLYDYMPTENSAPLK; encoded by the coding sequence ATGGCGGATGTGGTGATCGAGCCGGTGCGGTCGTGGGGCGATCGCCGCGCTTTTATGAATTTTGCCTGGGATCTGTACCGCGACGATCCCTATTGGGTTCCGCCGCTGCGGGGCAACTTCAAACGGCTGGTCGGTTGGAAATATCACCCGTTCCAAGAAATCGGCGACGTGCAGACCTTTCTTGCCCGCCGCAACGGCCAAGTGCTGGGGCGCATCGCGGGCATCGTCAATCACGAACACAACCGGCATTTTAAGGAACGCCGCGGCTTTTTTGGATTCTTCGAGTGCATCAACGACCAACGGGTCGCTCACGCGCTGTTCGATGCCGTGCGGTCGTGGCTTGCCGAGCGCGACATCGCCGCGGTGCGCGGACCGGTGAACCCGTCGTTGAACTACGAGATGGGCCTGCTGATCCACGGCTTTGACGATCCACCGACCTTTATGATGACGTATAATCCGCCGTATTATGCCGAGTTGATCGAGTCGTACGGCTTCGCCAAAGCACATGATTTTTTCGCGTATATCGGAGACCGGAAGAATCTGGATCGTCAAATCCCTCGCATCGGCGGGCTAGTCGAGCGCGTGAAAGAAGTGTTCAACGTGCAAACGCGACCCATGGACCGGAGCCGTTTTCTGGATGACGTGCGTCTGTTTCTCGACATTTACAACAAGTCGTGCTTGCACGTTTGGGGATTTGTTCCCATTACGCAGCCAGAACTTCATTGGATGGCCCGCGAGATGAAGTATGTGATTATTCCCGATTTAACTTGCGTTGCGGAAGTCGATGGCAAAGCGGTGGGGGCTGTGTTTTGCTTGCCCGATTACAATCCGCGGATCAAGGCGATCGATGGCCGACTGTTTCCGTTTGGCTTTTTGAAATTGATCAGCAAGACGCGCGACATGAAGCGCGTGCGGCTGATCAGCACCAACGTGATTCCGGAATATCAAAAATGGGGGCTGGGAATCATCTTGCTCGTCAATCTGATTCCCAAAGGGTTGGCGATGGGCATGGAAGAGGCCGAGTTTTCCTGGGTCTCGGAAACCAATACGCTCGCGATCGGCAGTCTAGAAAAAGGGGGGGCGAACCTCTGCAAAACCTACCGGCTTTACGACTACATGCCAACGGAAAATAGCGCGCCCTTGAAATGA
- a CDS encoding beta-ketoacyl-[acyl-carrier-protein] synthase family protein, translated as MPDFAQPPSPRDIVITGLGVISPIGIGHEAFWQSLREGRSGVRPVTLFDTSEYPVKFGAEVQDFDPRSLVRPRKSLKVMSREIQFGFAAADLAMSDAGLTPGAIEPARLGVVFGAEMIYCELTEFERAYRRAMIDGKFEFRRWGEAAMAEIFPLWLLRNLPNMVACQIAIVQEAQGPNNTLNLGDISSLAAIAEAVRVMERGRADAMIAGGVGARLHPTTLSFRGHQDLSHRNENPAAASRPFDAGRDGFVNGEGAAALLLETRQHAEGRGAKLLGRILSQSSAHEPLRNDQPRSGSAVRQSIQLAMQRANLRDSDLSHVNAFGLSTSVDDVYEAQAIRSALGDVPVTALKSYFGHLGAGACAMELVASVLALQHGEVPITLNFEQPDPACPVNVVHGEPLSTDGRAALKISTSRLGHAAALAIAREA; from the coding sequence ATGCCTGACTTTGCCCAACCACCGAGCCCGCGAGACATTGTCATCACTGGCTTGGGGGTGATTAGCCCGATTGGCATCGGCCACGAGGCGTTTTGGCAGTCGCTGCGCGAAGGTCGCAGCGGCGTTCGACCGGTGACGCTATTCGACACCAGCGAATATCCGGTCAAGTTTGGCGCGGAAGTGCAGGATTTCGACCCCAGATCGCTGGTCCGGCCGCGAAAGAGCTTGAAAGTGATGTCGCGCGAAATTCAATTTGGCTTTGCCGCGGCCGACTTGGCGATGAGCGACGCCGGATTGACGCCGGGCGCGATCGAGCCTGCGCGCCTGGGCGTTGTGTTCGGCGCTGAGATGATCTACTGCGAACTGACGGAATTCGAACGCGCATATCGACGCGCGATGATTGACGGAAAGTTCGAATTCCGTCGCTGGGGCGAAGCCGCGATGGCCGAGATTTTCCCGCTTTGGCTCTTGCGAAACTTGCCCAATATGGTGGCCTGCCAGATCGCCATCGTGCAGGAAGCGCAAGGACCGAACAATACGTTGAATCTGGGCGATATTTCCAGCCTGGCGGCAATCGCCGAAGCGGTTCGCGTCATGGAGCGTGGCCGGGCCGACGCGATGATCGCCGGCGGTGTTGGCGCGCGGCTGCATCCAACGACGCTGTCGTTTCGCGGCCATCAAGATCTTTCGCATCGCAATGAGAACCCGGCCGCGGCGTCGCGACCGTTTGACGCCGGTCGCGACGGATTTGTCAATGGAGAAGGCGCTGCGGCCCTGCTGCTGGAAACTCGCCAACATGCCGAGGGGCGCGGAGCGAAGCTACTCGGCAGAATTCTCAGCCAATCCAGCGCTCACGAACCGCTGCGAAACGATCAGCCGCGTAGCGGTTCAGCAGTTCGCCAATCGATCCAATTGGCAATGCAGCGGGCGAACCTGCGAGACAGCGACCTCAGTCACGTCAACGCGTTCGGGTTGAGCACCTCCGTCGATGATGTTTATGAAGCTCAAGCCATTCGCAGTGCGCTGGGAGACGTGCCCGTAACGGCGCTCAAGAGCTATTTTGGTCATCTTGGCGCAGGCGCCTGCGCAATGGAACTTGTCGCCTCGGTGCTCGCATTGCAGCACGGCGAAGTGCCGATTACTCTCAACTTTGAGCAGCCAGACCCGGCTTGCCCGGTCAACGTCGTCCACGGCGAACCGCTGTCAACCGATGGCCGCGCAGCACTCAAGATCAGCACTTCTCGACTTGGCCACGCGGCAGCCCTGGCGATTGCCCGCGAAGCATAG